ATTACTTCTAATATTTTTAGGAGAAGCAAATCTAGCGATTACTTGAGATAAAGAGATTACTCCAGCTTTACTTGAAGCATAATGAGCAGTTCTAGGACCTCCATATTGTCCACTCACAGATCCTATATGAATAATACTTCCATTTTTTTTCATATATTTTAAAACCTCTTTAGAACATAAAAAAGGTCCTGCTAAATTAACAGACATTATATTATTCCAATCTTCTAATTCTGTTTGATTAAAATCTGTAGGTTTGTTTATTCCAGCATTATTAACTAAAACTGTAATTTTTTTAAAATCATTATTTATCTCTTTAAATACTTTTTTAATAGATTTCTCATCTTTTACATCAAGTTTATAAAATTTACATTTTACTTTAAAATTTTTTTCTACATACTTTAAAATACTTTCTGCTTCTTCTTTTTGAGTATTATATGTAAAAGCAACATTATAACCTGCACTTGCTAATTCAAGAACTATACTTTTTCCTATCCCTCTACTTCCACCTGTTATAATTGCAGTCTGTTTATTTAATTTCATTTTTAATATCCTCTATTGATATATTATATGCTTTAGCTAAATCTTCTGGATCACCAGACATTCCAAACTGATCTTTTATCCCAATTCTTACTAATTTAGTATTAATAGCATTTTCAGATAATACTTCTGCTACTGCACTTCCAAGTCCACCAATAATATTATGATCTTCACAAGTTATAACTTTTTCACTATTTTTAGTATATTTAATTATTGCATCTTTATCAATAGGTTTTATTGTACTTACATTTATAACTATTGCATCAGTATCTTTTGCAGCTTCTAAAGCTCTATGTACCATAATTCCAGTAGCAAAAATTGTAGTTTTGCCTATTCCTTCTCTTAATAAAGTAGCTTTTCCTATTTCAAATTTATAATTTGATTTATTTACTGTTGGAACCGGACTTCTTCCTGAACGCATATATACAGGACCTTCATACTCTATCATTGCTTTTGTTGCTTCTAAAACTTCAATATCATCACAAGGAGATAGTACAAGTATATTAGGGATACTTCTCATAACTGCTAAGTCTTCTACTGCTTGATGAGTTGCACCATCTGGACCTACATCAAGACCAGGATGACTTGCTACAATTTTTACATTTGCTTTTGGATATGCAATAGAGTTTCTTATTTGATCAAGAGGTCTAAGCGTTGCAAATACTCCATATGCCGTAGCAATAGGGATAACTCCTGTTTGTGCAATCCCACTTGCCACACTCATCATATTTTGCTCTGCTATTCCACACTGAATAAATCTATTAGAATATTTATCTTTAAAAAAATTCGTATTAGTTCCTCCAGCTACATCTGCATCAAGTACTACAAAATTATACTCATCGGCTAATTTAACCAACGAATGTCCAAAAGCTTCTCTTAATGAAATCATACTGTTCCTCCTAACTCTTTTATTGCAATATTTAGTTCTTCTTTATTAGGGGCTCTACTCCCATGCCATAAGGGATCATTTTCCATAAAAGAAACTCCTTTCCCTTTTATAGTATGAGCAATAATTACACTAGGTTTAGCCTTAATCTTTGAACATCTATCAAATGCTTCTTCTATTTGAGATAAACTATGTCCATCAATTTCAATAACATTCCAACCAAAAGCTTTCCATTTGTCTGCTAAAGGTTCTAAAGCAGTTATATTTTCACAATTATCATCACTTTGAAGTTTATTATAATCAACAATTGCAACAAAATTATCAAGTTTATGGAAAGTTCCAAACATAGCACCTTCCCAAATTTGGCCCTCATTACATTCGCCATCACCTAATATTGCATATGTTCTAAAATCTAGATTCTGTAATTTTGCTCCTAAAGCCATTCCCAGAGCCTGAGAAAAACCAATTCCTAAAGGTCCAGATACAGCTTCAACACCAGGTATTTTTAATGTAGGATGGCCTTCACATAATGAACCTGTTTGTCTAAGCTTTAAAAGTTCTTCCATTTCTAAAAATTCTTTTTCTACAAGCGCTGCATATAGTGCAGGAGCAGCATGTCCTTTAGACAAAATTATTCTATCTCTATTATTATCATTCATATTATCTTTATTTATATTCGCAACTTTAAAATATAAAATACCTAATATATCACTACAAGACAACGAACCACCAGGATGACCACTACCCGCAAAATGAAGTCCTTTTAACAGGTTTATTCTAATATTTGATATCTTTTTTTTCACTTTTCCACCTATTTCTAATTTTGGTTTGGTCTACTTAGTTGACTTTTAATGGCAACTTCTTCAATAAACGTAGCATCTTCAGGATATGTTAATTTTGAACAAAGTAACTTAGCCTCAACTGTTTTTGGTTTTACTTTTTCATATAATGAATATTCTACAAGAGAAAGCAACTCTATTGGACTATTCTTTAACGCTTCATTAAGTAATTTAAACTGAATAAATTCAGGTGTAACAAATTCTACAAGTTTTGATTTATCTGGTACATCTACAATACATCCCATAGAATCTATTTGAGCTATACCATTAACTATAGGACGTATTGGACAAGAGCAACCAGAGTGAACTGCGCTTTCATACAATTCTTCAATTTGTGAGACTGTAATAAATGGACGATTTGCATCAAATAATGATATTATTGTATTATCATCAATTTCCTCTACTTCACCTAGCCCAGATAAAAATGATTTCATTCTTTCATCTGCACCTTTTACCACTTTAACAAAAGATAAACTATCTGAAAAATAGTTTTCTATAACCTTATTAGTTTCTTCTATATCACTTTCTCTAGTAACAACAGAGATAGATGTAAAGAGCTTTGATTCAAGAATAGTTCTTAACGTCCAAATAAGAATTGGCACTTCTAGTATTGGAGTTAAATGTTTTGGTAAATTTGTTGCACCAAATCTTTGTCCTGAACCTGAAGCTAAAATTATGGCAACAGCATTCATTTATATCCTTTTTTTATTGCTTTAATATAAAGAGTCCATGCATCTTCTATGATTTTTTTATTGTCAAATGCTATATCTAGTTCTCTCCAGTTTTCAACTAATTCAACAGAAGAAGCATCATCTCCAGCTTTTAAATTCTCTAAATTCGATTGACCAAGATAAGATATATTAACAGTATGTCTTAAAGGATCTCTATTAGGATTAGAATAAACACCAATAAGTTTTAAAGAGTCAAAATTAATAGTAAGAGATGTTTCTTCTTTCAATTCTCTAGAACATGCTTGTTCCACAGACTCACCAATATCTACAAAACCTCCTGGCAAGGCTAAGCAGTTCTTATATGGTTCAAAAGCTCTACGAATCAAAAGAACAGCATTATCTCTAAAAATTACACAAGACACACTTACTAAAGGTGTTTTAACCATTTATAAATTCCTTACTAACTTATGATGATATCTCACCAGCATAATCTGAATATCCAAAATCAGGATTTGGAGTTGACCATGTTTCTCCATAAATCTTACTAAGATATTCAGCTGGAGGACTTGGTACATTCATTTGCTTACCATGAATCTCTATTTTTACACATTTACTAAACATTGTAGTTGGCCACTTCCAACTATAATCTTCAAATCTATCAATATAAATTTCAGAACTAACATCAAAAAAATCAATAGAAAAAGGAATTGACATACCATTATCAAGAAATAAAGTTGCCTTAATAGATTCTTGTTCGTATTCAGGTAGATATTTAAATTTTTCAAGAATACTAAAAATCTCATCTTTTGCATGAAGTGGAGCAAAAAAATCCATATCTATATCCCAAGTAATAAAATCTCCATCTCTAACAAAACCTAATGCTGTTCCACCTACTGATACTAAACTCTTATCATCTTTAAGCGCCAACATTAACTTATCCAACTTCTCCGCAGTCTCTTTTCTATTTTCTTCTGAAGAGAAAGGATGTAAGCCTAATAAAGCTTTTGGAGCAGGAGAGACTTTTTCTTCATCTATTCCATAACTCAAGATCTGTGGATAAATATCTTTTACATAACCAGAAGTGATCACAACTTTCTTAATAGCTCTTGAAGATAAAATATCTGGAGAACAAATCTCTTTCCCATTAATAAAACTTCCCCATTTCTTCGAATCATTATCAATAAAAAAATCTGGTAACTCTCCTGTATGTTGACAATAAGCTCTACCACCTCCTGCTGCTCCAAAAAAAACTACAATTTCTTTATTTTTCATTATTCTACATCCTGATTTGAAAACTCAACAAAACTAATATACTCTTGTTGTTTCATAAATTTTAACAATATTCTCAGAAGGAACACCTAATTTAAGTGCAGCTTCAAAAATAGCTTTTTGCCCACCATAACTTGATATCAACAATTTTGTTGAACTCCAATCTAAATCCATAATAACTGAAGGTTCATATATATTTATTCCTCTCCAAGATGTTCCATGCTTAATAGGATCAGAATCAATAATGATAAATAGTGTCTTACAATGAGAGTGAAATAAAGATAAGACTTGATACATAAACTCAGTATGGGCTCCACCTCCCCAAATAACTATTTTTTTAGACTCTGTTAAGTCATAAATAAATTTTTCAACATCCTTAATAGACCTATACCAAAATGATAGACTTTCATTTAAACTAGTCCAATCTTTCGAATTATATTTAAGTTGATAAGTTAAAGACAGATTATTTTTTATTGTTGCAAGAACACGATACCCATTATAATCTTCTGTTTCAAAACATAACTCTATATTCCAACCAGCTTGACTAAGACAGTTAAATAAACTATTACGACTAAAATGTGTCATATGTTGAACACTGAAAAAACTATTTATATCATTAGTCTTACCTTTTTCCAAAATAGGCACTTCTATAACTAGTTTTGTTGACTCATTTGAAATAGAATGCAATTTCTTTAAAGCTTCAATGGGTCTTGGTAAATGTTCTAAAAGATGAAACATTGTAATTGTATTAGGAGATTCTCCCTCAAAAGAAAAATTTTCAAAATCACCATGAAAGAACTCTATTTTATGTTCTTTATATTTCTCACGTCCCCTTCTTATTGCTTGTTCATCAATATCAACACCAAGCTTTATTACATTATCAGGTAATCTAGAAAGAAA
This Arcobacter sp. LA11 DNA region includes the following protein-coding sequences:
- a CDS encoding transketolase, which gives rise to MKKKISNIRINLLKGLHFAGSGHPGGSLSCSDILGILYFKVANINKDNMNDNNRDRIILSKGHAAPALYAALVEKEFLEMEELLKLRQTGSLCEGHPTLKIPGVEAVSGPLGIGFSQALGMALGAKLQNLDFRTYAILGDGECNEGQIWEGAMFGTFHKLDNFVAIVDYNKLQSDDNCENITALEPLADKWKAFGWNVIEIDGHSLSQIEEAFDRCSKIKAKPSVIIAHTIKGKGVSFMENDPLWHGSRAPNKEELNIAIKELGGTV
- a CDS encoding 2-C-methyl-D-erythritol 4-phosphate cytidylyltransferase, encoding MNAVAIILASGSGQRFGATNLPKHLTPILEVPILIWTLRTILESKLFTSISVVTRESDIEETNKVIENYFSDSLSFVKVVKGADERMKSFLSGLGEVEEIDDNTIISLFDANRPFITVSQIEELYESAVHSGCSCPIRPIVNGIAQIDSMGCIVDVPDKSKLVEFVTPEFIQFKLLNEALKNSPIELLSLVEYSLYEKVKPKTVEAKLLCSKLTYPEDATFIEEVAIKSQLSRPNQN
- a CDS encoding bifunctional 2-polyprenyl-6-hydroxyphenol methylase/3-demethylubiquinol 3-O-methyltransferase UbiG, with amino-acid sequence MSDIEWNKINTYVNKDNETLLEYRNCPICNANDYRTIITLNNFQFFSDSRKAKQVDINQQHCRECGALYMNPCYSNIGFERLFEEAGQSYGSSLKHTQEQINWLNDYKLLDDNARVLDVGCYDGNFLSRLPDNVIKLGVDIDEQAIRRGREKYKEHKIEFFHGDFENFSFEGESPNTITMFHLLEHLPRPIEALKKLHSISNESTKLVIEVPILEKGKTNDINSFFSVQHMTHFSRNSLFNCLSQAGWNIELCFETEDYNGYRVLATIKNNLSLTYQLKYNSKDWTSLNESLSFWYRSIKDVEKFIYDLTESKKIVIWGGGAHTEFMYQVLSLFHSHCKTLFIIIDSDPIKHGTSWRGINIYEPSVIMDLDWSSTKLLISSYGGQKAIFEAALKLGVPSENIVKIYETTRVY
- a CDS encoding 3-oxoacyl-ACP reductase family protein, giving the protein MKLNKQTAIITGGSRGIGKSIVLELASAGYNVAFTYNTQKEEAESILKYVEKNFKVKCKFYKLDVKDEKSIKKVFKEINNDFKKITVLVNNAGINKPTDFNQTELEDWNNIMSVNLAGPFLCSKEVLKYMKKNGSIIHIGSVSGQYGGPRTAHYASSKAGVISLSQVIARFASPKNIRSNVVSAGLIESEMAASGMQSKVVKEASKNILLKRFGTQNEVAKVVKFLASDESSYITAQVINVNGGLYF
- a CDS encoding LicD family protein, encoding MKNKEIVVFFGAAGGGRAYCQHTGELPDFFIDNDSKKWGSFINGKEICSPDILSSRAIKKVVITSGYVKDIYPQILSYGIDEEKVSPAPKALLGLHPFSSEENRKETAEKLDKLMLALKDDKSLVSVGGTALGFVRDGDFITWDIDMDFFAPLHAKDEIFSILEKFKYLPEYEQESIKATLFLDNGMSIPFSIDFFDVSSEIYIDRFEDYSWKWPTTMFSKCVKIEIHGKQMNVPSPPAEYLSKIYGETWSTPNPDFGYSDYAGEISS
- a CDS encoding NUDIX hydrolase; the encoded protein is MVKTPLVSVSCVIFRDNAVLLIRRAFEPYKNCLALPGGFVDIGESVEQACSRELKEETSLTINFDSLKLIGVYSNPNRDPLRHTVNISYLGQSNLENLKAGDDASSVELVENWRELDIAFDNKKIIEDAWTLYIKAIKKGYK
- a CDS encoding transketolase family protein — encoded protein: MISLREAFGHSLVKLADEYNFVVLDADVAGGTNTNFFKDKYSNRFIQCGIAEQNMMSVASGIAQTGVIPIATAYGVFATLRPLDQIRNSIAYPKANVKIVASHPGLDVGPDGATHQAVEDLAVMRSIPNILVLSPCDDIEVLEATKAMIEYEGPVYMRSGRSPVPTVNKSNYKFEIGKATLLREGIGKTTIFATGIMVHRALEAAKDTDAIVINVSTIKPIDKDAIIKYTKNSEKVITCEDHNIIGGLGSAVAEVLSENAINTKLVRIGIKDQFGMSGDPEDLAKAYNISIEDIKNEIK